A window of Cryptomeria japonica chromosome 3, Sugi_1.0, whole genome shotgun sequence contains these coding sequences:
- the LOC131074444 gene encoding BURP domain-containing protein 16-like — translation MAGTTILKLGLCGSIFCLMMHLLLAGDESALSVWEDELHGLRMPSELARFMSPLDREETLLLADGFPTKGLQAIAEENSLCKRAGLLCEKTQISKLDPCDARKPYKKRKLLDLVQDGFVTGCPQTVMPNDVEGKQLHSNFFRVKEIITVGEKLLFPDSHDDAVNENVSFLPHKIAQNIPFQSQQVLNIVEAFHIPSTGSELLIKEMASTLKACEAPPSSIETKRCVISIEFMAEFLSSVIGGSNHKQNVEVVEGIVSTKKLSKRVVTVKGAKLLAPSSIKHVACHSMLFPFKVYYCHYVKSTNMYLVALKDEQSGIEKNVVAECHMDTKPYPAESLALLDLKLKPGDGEFCHWVPSDTLLFIEKV, via the exons ATGGCTGGAACTACCATTCTCAAGCTTGGGCTCTGTGGAAGCATATTCTGTCTGATGATGCATCTTCTTCTG GCTGGTGATGAGTCAGCGTTGTCTGTATGGGAAGATGAACTCCATGGGCTAAGGATGCCCAGCGAACTGGCTCGCTTTATGTCTCCCTTAGACCGTGAGGAAACTTTGTTGCTTGCAGATGGGTTTCCAACAAAAGGCCTGCAGGCTATTGCGGAGGAAAATAGTTTGTGCAAAAGAGCAGGGCTTTTATGTGAAAAAACTCAGATATCAAAGTTGGATCCATGCGATGCAAGGAAACCATACAAGAAAAGAAAGCTACTAGACCTTGTACAAGATGGTTTTGTGACTGGTTGCCCACAAACAGTAATGCCAAATGACGTGGAGGGGAAGCAATTACACAGTAATTTCTTCCGAGTAAAAGAAATCATTACAGTTGGAGAAAAGCTGTTATTTCCTGATTCTCATGACGATGCTGTCAATGAGAATGTGTCCTTTCTCCCACATAAAATTGCCCAAAACATTCCTTTCCAAAGCCAACAAGTGTTGAACATAGTAGAGGCCTTTCACATTCCATCCACGGGATCGGAGCTTCTCATAAAGGAAATGGCTTCAACTCTTAAGGCATGTGAAGCACCTCCTTCTAGCATAGAGACCAAAAGATGTGTTATTTCTATAGAGTTTATGGCAGAGTTTCTGTCCAGTGTCATTGGTGGGTCCAACCATAAGCAGAATGTTGAAGTGGTGGAGGGCATTGTCTCAACCAAAAAACTCTCCAAACGTGTGGTTACAGTAAAGGGCGCAAAACTCTTGGCTCCATCCTCAATCAAACATGTGGCTTGTCACTCTATGTTATTTCCTTTTAAAGTTTATTACTGTCATTATGTGAAGAGTACAAATATGTATTTGGTAGCATTGAAGGATGAGCAAAGTGGAATTGAGAAGAATGTGGTTGCTGAATGTCATATGGATACTAAACCTTATCCTGCTGAAAGCCTGGCGCTGCTCGACCTCAAACTAAAACCAGGAGATGGCGAATTTTGTCACTGGGTACCTAGCGATACTCTTCTTTTCATCGAGAAGGTTTGA